The Pseudomonas azotoformans genome has a segment encoding these proteins:
- a CDS encoding DUF7844 domain-containing protein produces the protein MRRMAAWLLAGVVLLCASAAQAGLQLRLKTEGLSPAEQQASQALLDEAMRALPPRFIEQLDRRIDVGWTDKMPENAYGQASLVSELDLNRNLLASLTDGSAATQKTNRPHGTVRREMLATVLHELTHIYDRARLWSKSDRALINRCSRQNSITGLIGLPDQCRGQHDRRFTLSDDPRLLDLAGWPQYVGRRGEREQNNHQVARSPDIYETTSPLEFVAVNMEYFLLDPSYACRRPSLFRYYKEHFGWAPPNQDTCANTYAFLNAGNDFAKTPLGHVDPERVYEIDYLLAEANQNLVSRWGHSMLRLVICAPGRPRGPDCRLDLDQHLVLSYRAFVGDVQLSSWDGLVGKYPSRLFVLPLAQVIDEYTKTELRGLASVPLKLTRQEINDTVEHAAEMHWSYDGNYFFISNNCAVESLKLLRSGSANPQLTGLDNITPNGLLEVLSARGLADTSVLDDKRRALRLGYHFDSFRERYQAMFDVLRKHLPIKQTQVEDWLSLSAEERRQWFGQADLRTSAALLLLEQASFRKQLMLAQDEVKQRYLGARELKNGGMEKANATLQQILANSGFLSRPAELLGSGGYGLPQPSEAKRLESESAERQKQLQSLTGELDKEVRALLDPSRSAEIAACEANLKQVGEHLRALHKAAGGLELP, from the coding sequence GTGAGGCGAATGGCCGCCTGGCTCCTGGCCGGGGTTGTGCTGCTGTGTGCCAGCGCAGCCCAGGCCGGCCTGCAACTGCGGCTCAAGACCGAGGGCTTGAGCCCGGCTGAACAGCAGGCCAGCCAGGCGTTGCTCGACGAAGCGATGCGCGCCTTGCCGCCGCGCTTCATCGAGCAGTTGGACCGGCGTATTGATGTCGGCTGGACCGACAAGATGCCCGAGAACGCCTACGGGCAAGCCTCCTTGGTGTCCGAGCTGGACCTCAATCGCAACCTGCTTGCCAGCCTGACCGACGGCAGCGCCGCCACCCAGAAAACCAATCGCCCCCACGGCACCGTGCGCCGCGAAATGCTCGCCACCGTATTGCATGAACTGACGCACATCTATGACCGTGCACGCCTGTGGTCCAAATCAGACCGCGCACTGATCAACCGCTGCAGCCGCCAGAACAGCATCACCGGCTTGATCGGCCTGCCGGATCAATGCCGCGGCCAGCATGACCGACGCTTTACCCTCAGCGATGACCCACGCCTGCTGGACCTTGCCGGCTGGCCGCAGTACGTCGGCCGTCGTGGCGAGCGCGAACAAAACAACCATCAGGTCGCGCGCAGCCCGGACATCTACGAAACCACCAGCCCCTTGGAATTCGTCGCAGTCAACATGGAATACTTCCTGCTTGACCCAAGCTACGCCTGTCGCCGCCCCTCGCTGTTCCGTTACTACAAAGAACACTTTGGCTGGGCGCCGCCGAATCAAGACACCTGCGCCAACACCTACGCATTCCTGAACGCCGGCAACGATTTCGCCAAGACGCCGCTGGGCCATGTCGACCCGGAGCGCGTCTACGAAATCGACTACCTGCTGGCCGAAGCCAACCAGAACCTGGTGAGCCGCTGGGGCCACAGCATGTTGCGCCTGGTGATCTGCGCGCCAGGTCGGCCGCGCGGGCCGGATTGTCGGCTGGATCTGGACCAGCACCTGGTGTTGTCCTACCGCGCATTTGTCGGTGACGTACAGCTGTCGAGCTGGGACGGCCTGGTCGGCAAATACCCGTCGCGCCTGTTTGTGCTGCCGCTGGCGCAAGTGATCGACGAGTACACCAAGACCGAGTTGCGCGGCCTGGCCTCCGTGCCGTTGAAACTGACCCGCCAGGAAATCAACGACACCGTCGAGCATGCTGCCGAAATGCACTGGAGCTACGACGGCAACTACTTCTTCATTTCCAACAACTGTGCAGTGGAGAGCCTGAAGCTGTTACGCAGCGGCAGCGCCAACCCGCAACTGACTGGCCTGGACAACATCACGCCCAACGGTTTGCTCGAAGTACTGAGCGCCCGCGGCCTGGCCGACACCAGCGTACTGGACGACAAACGCAGGGCATTACGCCTCGGTTATCACTTCGACTCCTTCCGCGAGCGCTACCAGGCGATGTTCGATGTACTGCGCAAGCATCTGCCGATCAAACAGACCCAGGTCGAAGACTGGCTGTCTCTCAGCGCAGAGGAGCGTCGCCAGTGGTTCGGTCAGGCCGATCTGCGCACCAGCGCCGCATTGTTGCTGCTTGAGCAGGCGAGCTTTCGCAAGCAGTTGATGCTGGCCCAGGACGAAGTCAAACAACGCTACCTCGGCGCCCGCGAGCTGAAAAACGGCGGCATGGAGAAAGCCAACGCCACGCTGCAACAGATCCTCGCCAACAGCGGCTTCCTCAGCCGCCCGGCAGAACTCCTGGGCAGCGGCGGCTATGGCCTGCCGCAACCTTCGGAAGCCAAGCGCCTGGAATCGGAAAGCGCCGAGCGCCAGAAGCAACTGCAATCGCTGACCGGCGAGCTGGATAAAGAGGTGAGGGCGCTGCTGGATCCCTCGCGCTCCGCCGAGATTGCCGCCTGCGAAGCCAACCTCAAGCAGGTGGGCGAGCATTTGCGGGCATTGCATAAGGCGGCGGGCGGCCTCGAACTGCCCTGA
- a CDS encoding DUF2388 domain-containing protein: MRSPLIAATLGLVLLADVAQAHTLVATSNIIVRASGRTIDFTSDTTTSIRDSKVVREAHDDAASFVATNGEIRGAHLEAAFDTLRTRLPEARDASDQTLAEAILAL; this comes from the coding sequence ATGCGTAGCCCGCTGATTGCCGCCACCCTTGGCCTGGTGTTGTTGGCCGACGTTGCCCAGGCACACACCCTGGTGGCCACCAGTAACATCATTGTTCGCGCCTCTGGCCGCACCATTGATTTCACCTCGGACACCACCACTTCCATCCGCGACTCCAAAGTCGTGCGCGAAGCCCACGATGACGCTGCCAGCTTCGTCGCTACCAACGGCGAGATCCGTGGCGCACACCTGGAAGCCGCCTTCGACACCCTGCGCACCCGTCTGCCGGAAGCCCGCGACGCCAGTGACCAGACCCTCGCCGAAGCTATCCTCGCACTGTGA
- a CDS encoding DUF2388 domain-containing protein, with amino-acid sequence MVFSYRLLIVPVLLCAAWSPLASAFDLTTQSTVASAYATSKVTSAPFDRKVIMAAQDDAAAFIATGGQWRGARLESALDYLRHSQPKLNASDLELAQAILVQ; translated from the coding sequence ATGGTTTTTTCATACCGCCTGTTAATAGTTCCTGTATTGCTTTGCGCCGCCTGGTCGCCCTTGGCTTCGGCCTTCGACCTGACCACGCAGAGCACCGTCGCCAGTGCGTACGCCACCAGCAAGGTGACTTCCGCACCCTTCGACAGAAAAGTGATAATGGCCGCCCAGGATGACGCTGCCGCGTTTATCGCCACTGGCGGCCAATGGCGGGGGGCACGGTTGGAGTCAGCGCTGGATTATCTGCGCCACAGCCAACCAAAACTTAACGCCAGCGACCTTGAACTGGCGCAAGCAATTCTCGTCCAATAA
- a CDS encoding DUF2388 domain-containing protein — translation MSRLSLLSAAALLALAANANATSFIVTTDSIVGALKATSDATSDATSSLRDNKVVRAARDDAASFVASEGAIRGVKLESALAQIRQQAPQLNTATDVQLAQAILAI, via the coding sequence ATGTCCCGTCTTAGCCTGCTGAGTGCCGCCGCCCTGTTGGCCCTGGCAGCCAACGCCAACGCGACCAGCTTCATCGTGACCACCGACTCCATCGTCGGCGCGCTAAAGGCCACCTCCGACGCCACTTCCGATGCCACCTCGTCCCTGCGCGACAACAAAGTCGTGCGCGCTGCCCGTGACGACGCCGCCAGCTTTGTAGCCAGTGAAGGCGCCATCCGTGGCGTGAAACTGGAAAGCGCCCTGGCCCAGATCCGCCAACAAGCGCCGCAGCTGAACACCGCAACTGACGTACAACTGGCCCAGGCCATCCTGGCGATCTGA
- a CDS encoding DUF1127 domain-containing protein: MDTPSPRYKRLLRQAASTVAKWLRQAYERRQLSQLDSRELSDLGISPGDRMNELSKPFWRD, encoded by the coding sequence ATGGATACGCCGTCCCCCCGCTATAAACGGTTGTTACGCCAAGCGGCCTCGACCGTGGCCAAATGGCTGCGCCAGGCCTATGAACGGCGCCAGCTGTCGCAGCTTGATAGCCGTGAACTGTCCGACCTGGGCATCAGCCCCGGCGACCGAATGAACGAGCTGTCCAAACCGTTCTGGCGTGACTAA
- a CDS encoding DUF1127 domain-containing protein, producing the protein MERTLSSDLFFEEKAVNTQASLPLRVIANLMLWQRRISSRHQLARLDSRLLADAGISEAQRYEELSKPFWR; encoded by the coding sequence ATGGAACGTACACTCAGTTCCGATCTGTTCTTCGAAGAAAAAGCTGTAAACACCCAGGCCTCCCTGCCTCTGCGCGTTATCGCCAACCTGATGTTGTGGCAGCGCCGCATCTCCAGCCGCCACCAACTGGCTCGTCTGGACTCGCGTCTGCTGGCTGACGCAGGCATCAGCGAAGCTCAACGCTACGAAGAGCTGAGCAAGCCTTTCTGGCGCTGA
- a CDS encoding NAD(P)(+) transhydrogenase (Re/Si-specific) subunit beta has protein sequence MSMNLVTTLYLIASICFIQALKGLSHPTTSRRGNLFGMLGMALAVLTTVGLIYKLGAELATAGIGYVIVGLLIGGTAGSIMAKRVEMTKMPELVAFMHSMIGLAAVFIAIAAVVEPQSLGIVKHLGDAIPAGNRLELFLGAAIGAITFSGSVIAFGKLSGKYKFRLFQGAPVQFGGQHKLNLVLGLLTLGLGLAFMFTGNLTAFALMLALAFVLGVLIIIPIGGADMPVVVSMLNSYSGWAAAGIGFSLNNSMLIIAGSLVGSSGAILSYIMCKAMNRSFFNVLLGGFGNAPDAGAAAGSKEARPVKSGSADDATFLLTNADTVIIVPGYGLAVARAQHALKELTEKLTHRGVTVKYAIHPVAGRMPGHMNVLLAEAEVPYDQVFEMEDINSEFGQADVVLVLGANDVVNPAAKNDPNSPIAGMPILEAFKAKTIIVNKRSMASGYAGLDNELFYLDKTMMVFGDAKKVIEDMVKAVE, from the coding sequence ATGAGCATGAATCTGGTAACGACGCTCTACCTGATCGCGTCGATCTGCTTCATCCAGGCCCTCAAAGGCCTGTCGCACCCAACCACGTCGCGACGCGGCAACCTGTTCGGCATGCTCGGCATGGCGCTGGCGGTGCTCACCACCGTGGGCCTCATCTATAAACTGGGTGCTGAGCTGGCCACAGCGGGTATCGGCTACGTGATCGTCGGCCTGCTGATCGGCGGCACCGCCGGTTCGATCATGGCCAAGCGCGTTGAAATGACCAAGATGCCGGAGCTGGTGGCGTTCATGCACAGCATGATCGGCCTGGCAGCGGTGTTTATCGCCATTGCTGCGGTGGTCGAGCCGCAATCCCTGGGCATCGTCAAACATCTGGGCGACGCAATCCCTGCCGGTAACCGCCTGGAACTGTTCCTCGGCGCGGCCATTGGTGCAATTACCTTCTCCGGTTCGGTGATCGCGTTCGGCAAGCTGTCAGGCAAGTACAAGTTCCGCCTGTTCCAGGGCGCACCGGTACAGTTTGGCGGCCAGCATAAATTGAACCTGGTGCTCGGCCTGCTGACGCTTGGCCTGGGCCTGGCGTTCATGTTCACCGGCAACCTCACCGCCTTCGCACTGATGCTGGCCCTGGCGTTCGTGCTGGGCGTGCTGATCATCATCCCGATTGGCGGCGCCGACATGCCTGTGGTCGTGTCGATGCTCAACAGCTACTCGGGCTGGGCAGCGGCGGGTATCGGTTTCTCGCTGAACAACTCGATGCTGATCATCGCCGGCTCTTTGGTGGGCTCCAGCGGCGCGATCCTGTCGTACATCATGTGCAAGGCGATGAACCGTTCCTTCTTTAATGTACTGCTCGGCGGTTTTGGCAATGCACCGGATGCGGGTGCCGCAGCCGGCTCCAAAGAAGCGCGCCCGGTCAAGTCCGGCTCGGCCGACGACGCGACCTTCCTGCTGACCAACGCCGACACCGTGATCATCGTTCCGGGCTACGGCCTGGCCGTGGCACGCGCACAGCATGCGCTCAAGGAACTGACCGAGAAGCTGACCCACCGCGGCGTCACCGTGAAATACGCGATCCACCCGGTGGCGGGCCGTATGCCTGGCCACATGAACGTGCTGCTCGCCGAGGCCGAAGTGCCTTACGACCAGGTGTTCGAGATGGAAGACATCAACTCCGAGTTCGGCCAGGCCGACGTGGTGCTGGTGTTGGGCGCGAACGACGTGGTCAACCCGGCAGCCAAAAACGATCCGAACTCACCGATCGCGGGAATGCCGATCCTCGAAGCCTTCAAGGCCAAGACCATCATCGTCAACAAACGCTCGATGGCCAGTGGTTATGCCGGCTTGGATAACGAGCTGTTCTACCTGGACAAGACCATGATGGTCTTTGGTGATGCCAAGAAGGTCATCGAAGACATGGTCAAAGCCGTCGAGTAA
- a CDS encoding NAD(P) transhydrogenase subunit alpha yields MEELISPGIYNLIIFVLAIYVGYHVVWNVTPALHTPLMAVTNAISAIVIVGAMLAAALTVTPLGKTMGTLAVALAAVNVFGGFLVTRRMLEMFKKKAPKVKEEAPK; encoded by the coding sequence ATGGAAGAGCTTATCTCCCCCGGTATCTACAACCTGATCATCTTTGTGCTGGCGATTTATGTCGGTTACCACGTGGTCTGGAACGTGACCCCCGCGCTGCACACACCGCTGATGGCGGTGACCAACGCGATTTCCGCGATTGTGATCGTCGGCGCCATGCTGGCCGCCGCCCTTACCGTGACCCCGCTGGGCAAGACCATGGGCACCTTGGCCGTGGCCTTGGCGGCGGTGAACGTGTTCGGCGGCTTCCTGGTGACTCGTAGGATGCTTGAGATGTTCAAGAAGAAAGCCCCGAAAGTAAAAGAAGAGGCGCCGAAGTAA
- a CDS encoding Re/Si-specific NAD(P)(+) transhydrogenase subunit alpha: protein MHIGVPLETQTGETRVAATPETIKKLIGQGHKVTVQSGAGIKASITDSAYETAGATIGSANEAFGAELILKVVAPSDSELTLIKSGTVLVGMLNPFSNETIAKLAERGVTAFALEAAPRTSRAQSLDVLSSQANIAGYKAVLLAAHHYPRFMPMLMTAAGTVKAARVLILGAGVAGLQAIATAKRLGAVIEASDVRPAVKEQIESLGAKFVDVPYETDEERECAVGVGGYARPMPTSWMQRQALAVHERAKQADIVITTALIPGRKAPTLLSAETVAQMKPGSVVIDLAAAQGGNCPLTVADQIVVENGVIICGPTNLAGAVAADASALYARNLLDFLKLVFTQEGQFEINLEDDIVAACLMCRDGQVIRKNA, encoded by the coding sequence GTGCACATTGGTGTTCCTCTCGAAACCCAGACCGGTGAAACGCGGGTGGCTGCCACCCCGGAAACCATCAAGAAGCTGATCGGCCAGGGCCATAAGGTCACTGTACAAAGCGGCGCCGGCATTAAAGCCAGCATCACGGACAGTGCCTATGAAACGGCAGGCGCAACCATTGGCAGTGCCAACGAGGCGTTTGGCGCCGAGCTGATTCTCAAGGTGGTGGCCCCCAGCGACAGCGAACTCACGCTGATCAAAAGCGGCACCGTATTGGTGGGCATGCTCAACCCGTTCAGCAACGAAACCATCGCCAAGCTGGCCGAGCGAGGCGTCACTGCCTTTGCCCTCGAAGCTGCGCCGCGTACCTCTCGGGCTCAAAGCCTCGACGTGCTATCGTCCCAGGCCAACATCGCCGGCTATAAAGCCGTGCTGCTCGCCGCTCATCACTATCCGCGCTTCATGCCGATGTTGATGACCGCTGCCGGCACCGTCAAAGCTGCGCGCGTGTTGATCCTCGGTGCGGGGGTTGCAGGCTTGCAAGCCATCGCCACGGCGAAACGTCTGGGTGCAGTGATCGAAGCGTCTGACGTCCGTCCGGCGGTGAAAGAGCAGATCGAGTCCCTCGGCGCCAAGTTCGTCGACGTGCCCTACGAAACCGATGAAGAACGCGAATGCGCCGTCGGCGTTGGTGGCTACGCCCGTCCGATGCCAACCAGCTGGATGCAGCGCCAGGCCCTGGCGGTGCACGAACGCGCCAAGCAGGCCGACATCGTCATCACCACCGCCCTGATTCCAGGCCGCAAAGCGCCGACTCTGCTCAGCGCCGAAACCGTCGCACAGATGAAGCCCGGCTCCGTGGTGATCGACCTTGCCGCTGCCCAAGGGGGCAACTGCCCGCTCACGGTTGCCGACCAGATAGTCGTCGAGAACGGCGTGATCATCTGCGGCCCGACCAACCTGGCCGGCGCTGTCGCCGCCGATGCGTCAGCTTTGTACGCGCGCAACCTGCTGGACTTCCTGAAGCTGGTCTTCACCCAGGAAGGGCAGTTTGAAATCAACCTCGAAGACGACATCGTCGCCGCGTGCCTGATGTGCCGCGACGGCCAAGTCATCCGCAAAAACGCCTAA
- a CDS encoding LysR family transcriptional regulator, translating into MRRKIPSTTALVSFEAAARHESFTKAAHELSITQGAICRQIASLEEFLSVELFRRSRRGVKLTEAGLSYSRRVATQLDAVERDTLSVMGQQGANTIELAVVPTFGTQWLIPRLKDFQHQHPEVTVNLTNRTRPFLFADTEFDAAIYFGDADWSGTESHRLMGENPVPVCSPRLLGCSTQFSPQEIAELPLLQQTTRPYAWRQWFNAQQLSVPRDMTGPRYELFSMLSQAAMHDMGIALIPPFLIQRELEEGQLMIASPEALSSSKAYYLMIPDRKVESASMHAFRDWLIEQSQRYSPSI; encoded by the coding sequence ATGCGCAGGAAAATCCCCAGTACCACCGCCCTTGTCAGTTTTGAAGCCGCGGCCCGCCACGAGAGCTTTACCAAGGCCGCGCACGAGCTTTCGATCACGCAAGGCGCCATCTGTCGACAGATCGCCAGCCTTGAAGAGTTTTTGAGTGTCGAGCTGTTTCGCCGCTCACGGCGCGGGGTAAAGCTGACGGAAGCAGGGCTGTCTTACAGCCGTCGCGTTGCCACACAGTTGGACGCAGTTGAGCGCGATACGCTTTCCGTCATGGGTCAGCAGGGCGCTAACACCATCGAGCTGGCCGTGGTCCCAACGTTTGGCACTCAGTGGCTGATCCCTCGCCTCAAGGATTTTCAACACCAGCACCCCGAAGTCACGGTCAATCTGACGAACAGAACACGACCCTTCCTGTTTGCCGACACCGAATTTGACGCCGCCATCTACTTCGGCGATGCCGACTGGTCCGGCACGGAATCGCACCGCTTGATGGGAGAAAACCCCGTCCCCGTGTGCAGCCCTCGACTGCTGGGTTGCAGCACGCAGTTCAGCCCTCAGGAAATCGCAGAACTGCCCCTCCTTCAGCAAACGACGAGACCCTACGCGTGGCGCCAGTGGTTCAACGCGCAGCAGTTGAGCGTACCCCGTGACATGACAGGCCCCCGTTACGAGCTATTCTCGATGTTGTCCCAAGCCGCCATGCATGACATGGGGATCGCGCTGATCCCGCCGTTCCTTATCCAACGCGAATTGGAGGAGGGCCAACTGATGATTGCGAGTCCCGAGGCGCTGAGCAGCTCGAAGGCTTATTACTTGATGATTCCTGACAGAAAGGTCGAATCAGCTTCGATGCACGCATTCAGGGATTGGCTCATCGAACAATCACAGCGCTACAGCCCCAGTATTTAA
- a CDS encoding acyl-CoA dehydrogenase yields the protein MAGKASFNWIDPLLLDQQLTEEERMVRDSAEQFAQDKLAPRVLEAFRHEKTDPAIFREMGETGLLGAMIPEQYGGSGLNYVSYGLIAREVERVDSGYRSMMSVQSSLVMVPINEFGTEAQKQKYLPKLASGEWIGCFGLTEPNHGSDPGAMITRARKVDGGYSLTGAKMWITNSPIADVFVVWGKDDAGDIRGFVLEKGWKGLSAPAIHGKVGLRASITGEIVMDNVFVPEENIFPDVRGLKGPFTCLNSARYGISWGALGAAEFCWHTARQYTLDRQQFGRPLAATQLIQKKLADMQTEITLALQGCLRLGRMKDEGTAAVEITSIMKRNSCGKSLDIARMARDMLGGNGISDEFGVARHLVNLEVVNTYEGTHDVHALILGRAQTGLQAFY from the coding sequence ATGGCTGGCAAGGCAAGCTTCAACTGGATCGATCCGCTGCTGTTGGATCAACAGCTCACCGAAGAAGAGCGCATGGTGCGCGACAGTGCTGAGCAGTTCGCCCAGGACAAGCTGGCGCCGCGTGTGCTTGAGGCCTTCCGCCATGAAAAGACTGACCCTGCGATTTTCCGCGAGATGGGCGAGACCGGTTTGCTCGGTGCGATGATTCCCGAGCAGTACGGCGGCAGCGGCTTGAATTACGTCAGTTATGGGTTGATTGCCCGCGAAGTGGAGCGTGTCGACTCCGGCTATCGCTCGATGATGAGTGTGCAGTCTTCACTGGTGATGGTGCCGATCAATGAATTTGGCACCGAGGCGCAGAAGCAGAAGTACTTGCCGAAGTTGGCGTCTGGGGAATGGATCGGCTGTTTCGGCCTGACCGAGCCCAATCATGGGTCTGATCCAGGTGCGATGATTACCCGGGCTCGAAAAGTGGACGGCGGTTACAGCCTGACGGGCGCGAAGATGTGGATCACCAACAGCCCGATTGCGGATGTGTTTGTGGTGTGGGGCAAGGACGATGCCGGCGATATCCGGGGCTTTGTCCTGGAAAAAGGCTGGAAAGGTCTGAGCGCACCGGCGATTCACGGCAAGGTCGGGCTGCGCGCCTCCATCACCGGTGAAATCGTCATGGATAACGTATTTGTGCCGGAAGAGAACATCTTCCCGGACGTGCGCGGTTTGAAGGGGCCTTTTACCTGCCTTAACTCTGCGCGTTATGGCATCTCTTGGGGGGCGTTGGGTGCTGCCGAGTTCTGCTGGCATACCGCTCGCCAGTACACACTGGATCGCCAGCAGTTCGGCCGTCCATTGGCGGCGACCCAATTGATCCAGAAGAAGCTGGCCGACATGCAGACCGAGATCACGCTGGCCTTGCAAGGCTGCCTGCGTCTGGGGCGTATGAAGGATGAAGGAACGGCAGCGGTTGAAATCACTTCGATCATGAAGCGCAACTCCTGTGGCAAGTCTCTGGATATTGCGCGTATGGCGCGCGACATGCTCGGCGGCAACGGTATTTCCGATGAGTTCGGTGTGGCGCGTCACCTGGTCAACCTGGAGGTCGTGAATACCTATGAAGGTACTCATGATGTGCATGCCCTGATCCTCGGGCGCGCGCAAACAGGTCTTCAGGCGTTCTATTAA
- a CDS encoding CaiB/BaiF CoA transferase family protein produces the protein MGALSHLRVLDLSRVLAGPWSGQILADLGAEVIKVERPGSGDDTRAWGPPFLKDAYGENTSEAAYYLSANRNKQSVTIDFTRPEGQALVRELAAKSDILIENFKVGGLAAYGLDYESLKEINPELIYCSITGFGQTGPYAARAGYDFMIQGLGGLMSLTGRPEGDEGAGPVKVGVALTDILTGLYSTVAILAALAHRDHDGGGQHIDMALLDVQVACLANQAMNYLMTGASPKRLGNAHPNIVPYQDFPTADGDFILTVGNDGQFRKFAEVAGQPQWADDPRFATNKVRVANRAELIPLIRQATVFKTTAEWVSQLERVGVPCGPINDLAQVFADPQVKARGLEMALPHALAGMVPQVASPIRLSKTPVEYRNAPPLLGEHTAQVLQDVLGLGVANVVALKAAGVI, from the coding sequence ATGGGCGCGCTTTCGCATCTACGTGTACTCGATCTATCGCGAGTACTGGCGGGTCCTTGGTCCGGGCAGATCCTTGCGGACCTTGGGGCTGAAGTGATCAAGGTCGAGCGGCCGGGCAGCGGCGACGATACGCGCGCCTGGGGGCCGCCCTTTCTTAAGGACGCCTATGGTGAGAACACCAGTGAGGCGGCGTATTACCTGTCGGCCAATCGCAACAAGCAATCGGTGACAATCGACTTCACGCGGCCGGAGGGACAGGCGCTGGTGCGTGAGCTGGCAGCCAAGTCGGACATCCTCATTGAAAACTTCAAGGTGGGCGGGCTTGCGGCGTATGGGTTGGACTATGAGTCGCTCAAGGAGATCAACCCCGAGCTGATCTACTGCTCGATCACGGGCTTTGGTCAGACCGGGCCCTATGCGGCGCGGGCAGGCTATGACTTCATGATCCAGGGGTTGGGCGGACTTATGAGCCTGACGGGGCGCCCCGAGGGGGATGAAGGTGCTGGCCCGGTCAAGGTAGGTGTGGCGCTGACTGACATTCTTACGGGGCTCTACTCGACGGTGGCGATTCTGGCGGCACTGGCTCATCGCGATCATGACGGTGGCGGGCAGCACATCGATATGGCGTTACTGGATGTGCAGGTGGCCTGCCTGGCCAACCAGGCGATGAATTACCTGATGACAGGGGCATCGCCGAAACGGCTGGGTAATGCGCATCCGAATATCGTGCCTTATCAGGATTTTCCCACCGCCGACGGTGACTTCATCTTGACGGTGGGTAATGACGGGCAATTTCGTAAGTTTGCCGAAGTGGCCGGGCAGCCGCAGTGGGCGGATGATCCGCGCTTCGCTACTAATAAGGTGCGGGTGGCGAATCGGGCGGAGCTGATTCCTTTGATTCGTCAGGCGACGGTGTTCAAGACGACGGCTGAGTGGGTGTCGCAGCTGGAACGGGTCGGTGTGCCTTGTGGGCCAATCAATGACCTGGCGCAGGTGTTCGCCGACCCTCAGGTCAAGGCACGTGGGTTGGAGATGGCATTGCCTCATGCGCTGGCGGGGATGGTGCCTCAGGTTGCCAGTCCGATAAGGCTGTCCAAGACGCCGGTGGAGTATCGCAATGCACCTCCGCTGCTGGGAGAGCATACGGCTCAGGTGCTTCAAGATGTATTGGGATTGGGTGTGGCGAATGTGGTTGCTCTGAAGGCGGCGGGTGTTATCTGA